In the Mesorhizobium sp. WSM2240 genome, ACCGTGTCGCAATGCGATCGTCGAGGCCGGGAGGACGCCAGGCAATCATGAACGACAAACCGGCCAACGGCCGCGCCGGCTGGAAGCAGGATCCGGCGGGGGTGCGCAAGAACATTCTCGCTGTGGCGATGGCGGAGTTCGCAGCCAACGGGCTTTCGGGCGCGCGCATAGACGAGATCGCGGCAAAGACGAGCACGTCGAAGCGCATGATCTACTACTATTTCGGCGACAAGGAGGGTCTATACGGCCAGGTTCTCGAGGAAGCCTACCGGCAAGTCAGAACCGGCGAGCAAGAGCTCGAGCTCGACCATTTGCCGCCGGTCGAGGCACTGAAGCTGCTCGCCGAATTCACCTTCGACCACCACAGCCGCCATCCGGATTTCATCCGGCTTGTCATGATCGAGAACATCCATGACGGGGCATATCTGGAACAATCCGAACTGATCCGTCTGCTCAACGCCGGCGCCATCCAGAAACTGGAAGCAATCTGCCGGCGCGGACGAGATGCCGGCCTTTTCCGAGACGATGTCGCTCCGCTGGAACTGCACTGGCACATCAGCGCCCTTAGCTTTTTCAACGTCTCCAACCGGGCCACTTTCTCCCGGATATTCGGCAACGCGCTGTTCAGCCCCAAAGGCCAGCAGACTTTGAAGGAACATTTGGTGGAAATGGTCATCAGTCTTGCGTTGAAGCGAGACCGGCGATCACGACGCTAGGCGCCCTGCCCCCACGGGCAGTTCGCCAGCGCGCCCCGAGGCGCTCGCCGCTCCGCAGCGCCGATTTCAGCTTTCAAGCAGCCATACTTGCATCGAGCCTTTCGCCCGATTGTTCCAAAGATAATACGGTAGAGCGGTCAGCCTGCAGTCCGCAGCGTCGGGGGGGACATTCCTGTACAGGCTGTCTTCCCAGCCGCGGTCTTCGACGCGCTGTGCGGCGGCTGTCAGCGTGACCACGCCATCGAAGAGATCGCCACGTTCCTCCGTTTCGATCCTGGCATCACGGGGCAATTTGAGCTGCTGCACTCGACCCCCGGGATTGTCGACCTCTTCGACGCAATAGACCAACGGTCCCCGCTTGAGCGCCACCCGGCCGATATCCTGCTTGACCGAAGGATGAGCATAGATGCGCTCCGGACGCATCGGCAGTTCGAGTTCGATCGTGTCCCCGGCATTCCAGAGCCGCGAGATCGAGAGATAGCCGTTCAGGGTGCGGGACTCGACGTCAACGGGCTCGCCGTTGACGGCCGCGCTGGCTCCGTGCGCCCAGCCGGGAACGCGGAGCCTGACGGTGAACTCGGCTGGCGCGTCCGGGCTGAGCTCGATCCTGATCGAGCCGGACCATGGGTAGGCGCTGGTCTCCCGCAGGAACACGTTTCCGGTTGCGAGCCGGATGTTCGTCGAAATACCGCCGTAGATATGGAAGGCGATCGCGTCGTCGCTGGCCGAGACGAAATAGCCTCCGACCGAAGCGATGAGACGCGACGAATTCATGGTGCAGCATGGGCATGTGTGCCAGGCCCATCGGCTGTGCCGCCCATCGCTATCCAGCGGGTTGGAGTAGAAATAGTGCTCGCCGTCGCGAGACAGCCCGGTCAGCGCGCCGTTGAACAGAGCCTGCTCCATGACATCAGCATACCGGCCGTCAAGATCGAGATGCAACATGCGATGCGCCCAGAATATCAGCGCTACCGAGGCGCAGGTCTCCGCATAGGCCGTGTCGTTCGGCAGGTCGTAGTCTTCAGTAAAGCCTTCGTTTGCGGCAGCCGGACCCAGGCCGGAGGTGATGTAGATCTTCGAGGTCATGACATCGCCCCAGAGCACCTCGCATGCTTGCTTGAGGCTGTCGTCGTTCAGTTCAGCGGCGAGATCGGCCATGGCGGAAAACATGTACATCGCCCGAACGGCGTGGCCGACCACCTTCGTCTGCTCGCGCACCGGCCTGTGCGACTGGTTGTACTCGTAACTCTTCGCCCAGAAATCCCTGGGGCTCTCCCCGCGCGCGACCGCTTCCTGATCGAAATAGTGGGGCTGACGTCCGCGCTCGTTGATGAAGTAGGCAGCCAGATCAAGATGCTTCTTCTCTCCCGTAA is a window encoding:
- a CDS encoding TetR/AcrR family transcriptional regulator, with protein sequence MNDKPANGRAGWKQDPAGVRKNILAVAMAEFAANGLSGARIDEIAAKTSTSKRMIYYYFGDKEGLYGQVLEEAYRQVRTGEQELELDHLPPVEALKLLAEFTFDHHSRHPDFIRLVMIENIHDGAYLEQSELIRLLNAGAIQKLEAICRRGRDAGLFRDDVAPLELHWHISALSFFNVSNRATFSRIFGNALFSPKGQQTLKEHLVEMVISLALKRDRRSRR
- a CDS encoding beta-L-arabinofuranosidase domain-containing protein, which gives rise to MNEFKPVRFVDVALEGQFWRERLETVLTRTIPSQHIQLGKHGILESLTLPNPPPPLRFPRNEHNFTVQVFWDSDVGKWIEAASYALSHRRDADIEARIEKIVDDLEKAQAPDGYLNCWYLQREPDKRWTNLRDNHELYNLGHLLEGGIAYFLATGRRRLLDILERYVEHVRKTFGPNPGQRRGYCGHQEVELALIKLYRLTGEKKHLDLAAYFINERGRQPHYFDQEAVARGESPRDFWAKSYEYNQSHRPVREQTKVVGHAVRAMYMFSAMADLAAELNDDSLKQACEVLWGDVMTSKIYITSGLGPAAANEGFTEDYDLPNDTAYAETCASVALIFWAHRMLHLDLDGRYADVMEQALFNGALTGLSRDGEHYFYSNPLDSDGRHSRWAWHTCPCCTMNSSRLIASVGGYFVSASDDAIAFHIYGGISTNIRLATGNVFLRETSAYPWSGSIRIELSPDAPAEFTVRLRVPGWAHGASAAVNGEPVDVESRTLNGYLSISRLWNAGDTIELELPMRPERIYAHPSVKQDIGRVALKRGPLVYCVEEVDNPGGRVQQLKLPRDARIETEERGDLFDGVVTLTAAAQRVEDRGWEDSLYRNVPPDAADCRLTALPYYLWNNRAKGSMQVWLLES